Proteins encoded within one genomic window of Suricata suricatta isolate VVHF042 chromosome 17, meerkat_22Aug2017_6uvM2_HiC, whole genome shotgun sequence:
- the GRB7 gene encoding growth factor receptor-bound protein 7, whose protein sequence is MELGLSPPHLSSSPEDLYLTPGTPPGTPPPPDAPLPGEVKRSQPLPIPTSRNLLREEELRTSSLPSIPNPFPELCSPPSQTPILGGPSSARGLLPRDASRPHVVKVYSEDGACRSVEVAAGATARYVCEMLVQRAHALSDENWGLVECHPHLALERALEDHESVVEVQAAWPIGGDSRFVFRKNFAKYELFKSSPHSLFPEKMVSSCLDAHTGISHEDLIQNFLNAGSFPEIQGFLQLRGSGRKLWKRFFCFLRRSGLYYSTKGTSKDPRHLQYVADVNESNVYVVTQGRKLYGMPTDFGFCIKPNKLRNGHKGLRVFCSEDEQSRTCWLAAFRLFKYGVQLYKNFQQAQSRHLRPSCVGSPPLRSVSDNTLVAMDFSGHAGRVIENPREALSAALEEAQAWRKNHRLSLPTPGSGTSLSAAIHRTQPWFHGRISREESQRLIGQQGLVDGLFLVRESQRNPQGFVLSLCHLQKVKHYLILPSEEEGRLYFSMDDGQTRFTDLLQLVEFHQLNRGILPCLLRHCCTRVAF, encoded by the exons ATGGAGCTCGGTCTGTCTCCACCTCATCTCAGCAGCTCCCCGGAAGACCTGTACCTGACCCCTGGGACCCCTCCTGGGACTCCTCCGCCTCCCGATGCCCCTCTACCTGGGGAGGTCAAGCGGTCCCAGCCTCTGCCCATTCCGACCAGCAG GAATCTTCTTCGAGAGGAGGAGCTGCGGACAAGCTCTCTACCCTCCATCCCCAACCCCTTCCCTGAGCTCTGTAGTCCTCCTTCACAGACCCCCATTCTTGGGGGGCCCTCCAGTGCAAGGGGGCTGCTCCCTCGAGATGCCAGCCGCCCCCAT GTAGTAAAGGTATACAGTGAAGATGGGGCTTGCCGGTCCGTGGAGGTGGCCGCCGGTGCTACGGCTCGCTACGTGTGTGAAATGCTGGTGCAGCGAGCTCACGCCTTGAGCGATGAAAACTGGGGGCTGGTGGAGTGCCATCCCCATCTGGCACTGG AGCGGGCCTTGGAGGACCACGAGTCAGTGGTGGAAGTGCAGGCTGCCTGGCCCATTGGTGGAGACAGTCGCTTTGTCTTCCGGAAGAACTTCGCCAAGTATGAACTGTTCAAGAGCTCCCCA CACTCCCTGTTCCCAGAAAAGATGGTCTCCAGCTGTCTGGATGCACACACAGGCATATCCCATGAAGACCTCATCCAG AACTTCCTGAATGCAGGCAGTTTCCCGGAGATCCAGGGCTTCCTGCAGCTCCGGGGGTCAGGACGGAAGCTTTGGAAGCGCTTCTTCTGCTTCCTGCGCCGGTCTGGCCTCTATTACTCCACAAAGGGCACCTCTAAG GATCCAAGGCACCTGCAGTATGTAGCAGATGTGAATGAGTCGAATGTGTACGTGGTGACCCAGGGCCGCAAGCTCTATGGGATGCCCACGGACTTTGGCTTCTGTATCAAG CCAAACAAGCTCCGGAATGGCCACAAGGGGCTTCGGGTCTTCTGCAGCGAGGATGAGCAGAGTCGCACCTGCTGGTTAGCAGCTTTCCGCCTCTTCAAG TATGGGGTGCAGCTGTATAAGAATTTTCAGCAGGCGCAGTCTCGCCACCTGCGTCCGTCCTGTGTGGGTTCCCCCCCTTTG AGGAGTGTCTCTGATAACACCCTGGTGGCCATGGACTTCTCTGGCCATGCTGGGCGTGTCATCGAGAACCCCCGGGAAGCTCTGAGTGCAGCCCTGGAGGAGGCCCAAGCCTGGAGG AAGAACCACCGTCTCAGCCTGCCCACCCCAGGCTCAGGCACAAGCCTCAGTGCAG ccATCCACCGCACCCAACCCTGGTTCCATGGACGCATCTCCCGAGAGGAGAGCCAGCGGCTCATCGGGCAGCAGGGCCTGGTGGACGG CCTGTTCCTTGTTCGAGAGAGTCAGCGGAACCCACAGGGCTttgtcctctctctgtgccacctGCAGAAGGTCAAACATTATCTCATCCTCCCG AGTGAGGAGGAGGGCCGCCTGTACTTCAGCATGGATGATGGCCAGACTCGCTTCACGGACCTGCTGCAGCTCGTGGAGTTCCACCAGCTGAACCGTGGCATCCTGCCGTGCTTGCTACGCCACTGCTGTACTCGCGTGGCCTTCTGA